The Gemmatimonas phototrophica region CGGAGCTGTTCGCCAAACAGCGTGAAAGCACCCGCATTGCCGAAGAGCGCACCGCGGAAGTGGAGCGACTGAGTCGCGAACGACTGGCGCTGGAGCGGGAAGCCTCCATGGCGCAGGTGCTGGGGGAAGCCAATCGCCTCAAGAACGCCCTGCTCAACTCCATCGCGCATGACCTGCGCTCCCCGGTGTCCACGCTGTCGCTGCTGGCCGATCCCGCGTCCGGATTTACCAGTCAGTTGGCGTTGCAGCGGATCGGTGAGGAAGCGGGGCGGCTGGGGGAATTCATTGGCATGCTGCAGCGATTCGCCAACGAGGGTGGCGCCGTGCTCGCGGCCGATGCGTACGCGGTGGATCGATTGGTGCAGACGGCTGTGCGCTCCTCGGAGGCCATGCTGGTCGGCCGCACGGTGCGTCTTCCCGGCGGTGAGGCCGGCGCGACCGTCACCTGCGACTTTACCCTCTCTCTGCAGGTCATCGGCAATCTGCTGCAGAATGCCGCACGGTATTCCCCAACGACGGAAGCCATTGACCTCTTCGTGCAGGCCTCAGCCGACGTGGTGGATGTGGTGGTAGCCGACCGTGGCCCCGGTCTGTCGACCGAAGAGTTGCAACGCCTGTTCACGCCCATGCGCCGTCGTCAGCGCGACGGCCACGGCGTGTTGGCGGATTCGCGTATGGGCATGGGGCTCACCATTGCGCGCACGTTTGCGCGCGCGCAAGGCGGTGAGGTGTTGCATCGCCCGCGTGACGGCGGGGGCTCGGAGTTTGTGTTGCGGCTGCCCCGCACGCTGCCGGGTGCCGCTGTCTCTATTTGAGGCAATCGTTCAGGAGCGCCTTCTTGGCCGACTCGGGAGTTCTGATGTCCTTGTAGAACTCCTCGAAGTACGACAGCGTCCCCTTGACCGTGCCGGGCGCGATGAGCTTGCCAATGGTGTCCGCATACAGCGCTTCAATGGCCGGTCGCTTGGCCTTGAAGATCTCGTACACGGCCGGATAGGCTGCTTCATGCGCGCACCAGCCGCGAAAAAGCCGCGTGCGCACACTGCGAATGGGGAGCGACGGATCAGTGCCGGCGTAGTGCGCGTTGATGACACCGGAAAAATCGAAGTCGTAGCCCACCGGCGCGTACGTCCCGTTGGCCAGCATGACGATCTCCCCGTTGTGCAGGCCGTTGAACGAGACGTCGGTATTGGCGATGAAGTACAGAAACGTGTAGGCCATGGCGGTGTGCGCCGGGTCCACATCGTCGGCTGTCGCTCCTTTGCGGTCGAGGATTTTGCCACCCACGCGTTCGGCCATCTGGGCCGGATCTTCAATGAGGAAGCCGTAGCGGGTGGTTTCCACGGTGCCGGTGGCACTGTCGGCGTAGGCGATCCGCAGGATACGCACTTTGTGCGACAGTTCCGTGAGTTGGCGATAGACGCGATACAGCTGCGCTTCCTGCAGGTTGTACTGCTCGTACTGCGCCGTGTTGCGGCAGTAGCCGACCAGCTTGGGTTCCTCGAGGTTGGCAAACTCGGTACCATCGGCGGTCTTGCCGCCGAACTTGAGTCGCAGCGGCGGAAAGTCGCAGTGCTTGAGCCGCCAGACGCCGCGGGTCTTGGCGCGAATGGGGACGGAGACCTTCTTGCCCGATGAATCGGTGTAGCTGATGGATGCCGTGCGCCATGGGGCATCCTGCTGCTTGTCCCGCTTGATCTGCTTCATGTTCAGCGTGAGCGTCACATCGAAGGGAAGCTCACTGCGAAACAGGCGGGGATTCGGCGCTTTCTTGGCCACCGCGTCCCCGGCCGAATCCAGCTTGGGCGTTTTGGGCGTCTTGGGAGCTTTCTCCGCCTTGTCCTTCTTTTCTTTGGCGGCTTGCGCCGGCAGCATGGTGGGCGTGGCGACCGGGAGCAACACAGCCGACAGTGTCGCCCACAACAGGGGCATCAGGACGCGACGAGCAGACACGACAGACATGGGCAGAGGCCTCGTTCCGGCAGAATCAGTCAATTTCGGCAGACGTAAGCTGTGACGCACCAGCGGCACGGACCAGCGACAGCAGTTCATCCGGTCCGGATTTCTTGCGCAACTGTACACGATACTCGAGGACGGTCAGTTCATCACCCACCTGCATCCCCCCAAAGCGCCAGGTCTTGGTGAACTCCGAAAGGCGAGGCTCGAGGACCCGCCGGAGACCGTTGGCATTGGAGGTGGTCAATCGCAGCGTACGCTCTTCCACCACCACCGGCATTTCGGTGGTCATGTTGTTGGCTTTCGCACGGCGCCAGGCCCGATCGGCCAGCCCCTCCAGCTGCTCCGTGGTCATGTTCTTGAGCACCTCATCATCCATGCGCGCCACAAAGGTGCCGGTGCGCGACATCTGCTTGGCGCGGGCCAACTTGCGCTCCGCCAGACGCCCATCGAGCTCCATGGGTGCGCTGCCAAAGTCGGTGTACCACAGCGCGAGCGCGAGCACGTTGAATCCCATCGACAATACGGCCGCCACCGGCAGGTTCACTGCCGACGACAGCCCAATGGCGGTGGCGAGAAACACATAGACGGCGTCCTTGGAATCATCGAGCGAATTGCGGAATCGCACCGCCGCTACAATGCCAGCCAGTGAGAAGGCCAGTGCCAGCGAGTATTTCACCAGCAACACGATGCCCGCAACGACGGTGGGGAGCACCACCAGCAGCTGCACGACCGACTGCTGATACCCGCGCTTGGCGCGCGTGAGCAGATAGATCCAGGCCACCGGCAGCGACAGCAGGGCCGCCGCCGCCATGGCGACCCCCACGGTGAGCGCCAGCGTGGCTTCGTCGAGTCCCGAAGTGGGCGCCGCGTTCGCGAGGTCTCGGAACGAGGTCGCCGTGGGTGCCGTCTCGGCGCCCAGCCCCATGAGCGCCTCCAGCGACGGTGGCAGCCAGCGAGCCCCGCGCAGCACCAGCAGCGCCGTGCCACCCACCAGTACGGTGTAGTAGACCAGACAACGCAGGATGACGCGGGTAGCCGGTGTATTGCGCCAGCTGCCCACGCTCATGACCACACGCTCCACGAGTGACGCATCAGTTCCATGTTCGAGAAGGCGGCGTGAGCCATTCGACCGGCTCACGGGTACGACGGGGAAGGAAGCGCTGGCGCCCCTTCCCCGGCTCCTCGCCGACGGGCGGCAAGGGGGAATCGCGTCCAGTATCGTGCGTCACAGGCGTTCGCGCCATACATTCGGCCCATGAAGCGTTCCATACCTTGGGTGCCCGTGGCACTCACACTGGCCTGCATGGCGGGCGCCGCAGCTCCTTCCGAGGCTTCCACTGCGACGCGGGCCCGTCCCGCCGTGGCGCCTCGGCCGCAACCGCCACAGCGTCCGTCGCTGGTGGTCCTGATCACGATCGATCAGTTCCGGGCCGATTACGTGGACCGCTACGGGGCACAGCTGACCGGCGGCATTGCCCGTTTGGCGCGCGGTGGAGCCCGCTTCTCGGCCGCGCACCACGATCACGCCATAACGGAAACGGCCCCCGGCCACGCCACGCTACTCTCCGGGCGCTTTCCGCGCAGTACCGGCATCATGATGAACGCCATTGGCGTGGACGATGAGGCCGCCCCGCTGGTCGCGGGTGGGTATGGCTCCGGCGCGTCTCCCACCCGCTTTCGTGGGACCACGCTGGTGGACTGGATGACCGCGGCCGACAAGCGCGCGAAGACGCTCTCCGTGTCCATGAAGGATCGCGGCGCCATTTTGCCCGTGGGGCGCGCGAAAACTGACGTGTACTGGTACTCCATCGACGGCCGATTTCTCACCAGTACGTATTACCGCAAGGATCTCCCGTCGTGGGTCGCCCAGTTCAACGACCGCCAGATGGTGGCAGGGTTCGCGGGCAAGGCGTGGAATCTGCTGCTCCCCGACAGTGCGTACACCGAAAAGGACAGTGTCCCCATTGAAATGGCTGGACGCAACGTCACCTTCCCGCACGTCCTCACTGAGGACGTGATGGACGCGGGGGCCAATATCCGCATCACGCCGTTCATGGACGACATGGTGCTGGCCTTCGCGCTGCACGGACTCCAATCCCTCAAGCTCGGTACGGGTCCGCAGACGGATCTGCTCGCGGTATCGCTGTCGGCCACCGATGTCATTGGCCACAACTACGGCCCCGATTCGCGCGAAATGCACGATCAGGTGCTGCGCGTGGATCGCGCCGTGGGCACGTTCCTCGATTCTCTCTACAAGCTGCGCGATTCGTCGGCGATCACCGTGGTGCTCACCTCCGACCACGGCGTGGGCACCATTCCCGAATTGGCGCCGCCCGGCATGCAGCCCCCCCCGCGTCGGGTGTCTTTGGCCTCCATCGTGCCGGCGCTGCGCGACAAGCTACGCGCCCTCAAGGTGGATACCTTCGCCATTGAGACCGATGTGAACATCGTGCTCGCGGATCGGCGGGCGTTCCGCAAGCAAGCCGATCTCGACAGCGCCATGGCGTTTCTGCTGGACCAGATCCGTGCGGTCCCCGGCGTGGCTCGGGTAGACCGCTTTCAGGCGTTGCTGGCCGATACGGCCACCGACGTGATTGCACGTCGGTGGGCGCATCAGTTCCCCGCCACCGTCAATGTGGAAGCGGTCATTACGCTCGACCCGCTCTCCACCTGGGGCGGCAACATCGCGTCGCACGGGTCCCCCCGTGACTACGACTCCCACGTACCGTTGCTCTTTGCGGGCTTCGGGGTCACCCCCGGCGTGCGCTCCCAGTTTGTGCGCACGGTGGACATTGCCCCCACCCTGGCGCAGCTGCTGGGAGTCAAAGTGCTCGAACCCGTGGACGGCGTCGCGCTCCCCATCCGCTAACGCCGCCCCGTCGCGGGCGCCGCGTCTCAGGCGCCGCCCGTGACCTCGATTTCCCGCACCGCAATGTGCCCACTGGAGTCGGCATGTGGGCACGACCGGGCAATGGCCACGGCTTCGTCATAGTCGGCGGCGTCGATCAGGAAGTAGCCGGACACGATTTCGCGCAGTTCGGCGTACGGGCCATCGCGCACCACCAGCGCGCCGCCTTCTCGGCGCACGATTTTCCCGCCTTCGTCGCGCAATTTCTCCCCGCCACGCAGCTTCCCCTGCGCGCCCAGCTCTTGCGCCCAAGCCGAATAGCGGGCCACGATTGCCTGCAGCTCGGCGGGCGACAGTTCGGCGTAGTCGCTGGGATTGTCAGACAACAGCAGCATGAACATGGACATGAAAACTCTCCGGTTGTGACCGTGGATTCGGAAGCACCGCGTACCGGCGCGTCCTGGTATCCAGGTGACGCAGGGTTGGCCACGGAATCGACATCCGCCGTGGCCGAGGCGTCCAGCGTGATGACATTGCTGACCGATCCGCAGGGATTCCGGAGTGCGGCGGCGGCGCTGACCGCCGTGCTGCTGCGAAAGTACGGCACCGGACAGTGGGACACCGTAGAAGATGCGGTGCAGGACGCCTTTGTGGCGGCGGCCCGTACGTGGCCGGTCTCCGGGGCCCCAACCGTACCACTGGCCTGGCTAACCCGGGTAGCTCACCGCCGCTACCTCGATCGCCTCCGGGCAGGGCGACGGCTGGTGGCAGACGATGGGCAGGCCGACCAGGTCGCGTCTCCGGAACCGGATGACACCGCGAACGAGACCCCGCTGGGGGACGACCAGCTCCGGCTCCTGTTTATGTGCTGCCATCCCGCACTCTCGGCGGACTCACGCGTCGCGCTGACCCTCAAGTGCGTGGCGCAGTTGAGCGTTCCGGAAATTGCGCGCTTGCTGCGTGCGGAGGAGTCGGCCGTGGCCCAACGGCTCGTGCGCGCCAAGCGCACCCTACGCGACGCGCGGGCGTCGTTCGTGGTCCCCAGCGCTGCCGAGGTCCCGATCCGTTTGGACGATGTGCTGACGGTGTGCTACGCGCTCTTTGCCGAGGGGCACCTGGCCACCGGTGGAGATCTGCTGGTGCGTGGGGACCTGTGTCAGGAAGCGCTGCGACTGGTGACGATCCTGACCCAGTGGCCGGAGACGGCGCAGCCGCACACGCACGCGCTGCTCGCGCTGCTCTGTTTTACCGCCGCGCGACTGCCGGCCCGCGCCGATGGTGACGACGTGGTATCGTTGCGGGAGCAAGATCGGTCGCGCTGGGACGCACGGCTCATTGCTCGTGGCGTGCGGGCGCTCGATGCCTCGGCCAGCGGCGCGCAATTCACGCGCTATCATGCGGAGGCGGAAATCGCCGCCGCGCACTCGCTGTCGCGTTCGTGGACCGACACCCCGTGGGCCGTCATTGTGGCGGCGTACGACAGACTGCTTACTATCGCCCCCTCTCCAATGGCCCGTCTGTCCCGACTCGTGGCGCTCGCCGAATGTGGTGAGGTGGCGCAGGCGCTGGACGCGCTGGAGGCCGACGCCACGATGTTTGCCCACTGGCCGGAGTGGCATGCCGTGCATGGGACGCTGCGCGCGCGAGCGGGGGAGTACCACCGAGCCGTAGACGCATTCAATGCCGCACTGGCCTTGCCCGCATCGGTTCCGGTGCGGCGCTACTGGACACGCCAGCGTGAGGCGGCATTGGCCGCGGGGGCGCGCGGATGAATCCACGGGAGGAATGGCTGATGCAGGCCACGACGCGTGGCACGTCCACTGCCGACGCGCTGGCGCGTTTTGACGAACTGCCGCCTGTTGCCTGTGCGGAGCTGTACGGGCATTGGCGCGGACGCGGTCTGCCAACCGGTCATTTCATGGATGGCCTGCTCGAGTCGTATGCGTGGCACGGCAAGAGTTTTGTTTCCGACGAAGAGGTGCATCCGCTGGTGTTTCTCCGCGGTGGTGCGCGAGTGTCGGTGGATCCGTGGCGTATCCCCCTCGGCCTTGCCCGCTGGCCCTGGCTGTCGCAGAGCACGGTGGCCGGCTGGCTATTCCGCCTTGGACTGCCGCTGCTGACCACACGAGCGCCGCGCGCCCGCCTGCGGGCCATGATTGTGCGCGGTGTGGTTACCGCAACCATGGTGTACGATCACTTGCCCATCATGGACAGCTTTCGGCGCGTAGACGATCGCACGTTGCTGGGGCTCATGGATATGCGTGACGCGCCGCCGTTCTTTTTTGTGCTGGAGTTCGAGGGCGTGGTCGACGCCGCTGCGGGGGCGGCATAGCCACTCATCGGTATAAGCAACCTGTTCGCGCTTGAACGCGCAGCACCCACGTGGCACATTGCCGCATGCGCCTCGCGAAATGGTTGACCGTTGGCTTCATGCTGACCGTGCTGTTGCTGCTCGGCTACTCGGCCGTTGCGGCCCCCGACAGGACGGTGGCCGAATTGGCCCCCCGCTGGGCACCGCCGCCGTCGGTGTTCCGCCCGGTTGACGGGCTGCAGGTGCACCTGCGCGACGAAGGCCTCCAGGCCGATAGCGTGCCCGTTCTGCTGCTGCATGGCACGTCGTCGAGTCTGCATACGTGGGAGGGATGGTCGGGCACGCTGCGAGGAACCCGAAGGGTCATTTCGGTAGACCTCCCCGGATTCGGGCTGACCGGCCCCGACCCGCGCGATGACTATCGTATGGTGCGCTACACCCGCTTCGTGACGGCGCTGCTCGATTCCCTGCAGGTCGCGCGGGTAGATATCGCGGGCAATTCGCTGGGGGGAGAGATTGCCTGGAACGTGGCGGCGCGACACCCGGAGCGAGTGCGGAAGCTGGTGCTGGTGGATCCTGCCGGCTTTGCCTTCACGTCCGCCTCGGTACCGATTGGCTTTCGGCTGGCCCGCACACCGTCGCTCTCGTGGCTGTTCACCCGCATTCTCCCGCGCAGCGTGGTGGAGTCGAGCGTGAAGGATGTGTACGGCAATCCGGCGCTGGTCTCCGACGCGATGGTGACGCGGTACTACGAACTCGCGCTGCGTGCCGGCAACCGGGCCGCCGTGCAGGCGCGCTTTGCCCAATCCGCGCCGGGCGCTGATACCGCCCTGATTGCCCGCATTACGGCGCCCACGCTCATGTTGTGGGGGGGGCGAGACAAGCTCATTCCACCATCGGAGGCCGCACGCTTTCAGCGGCTGTTGCCCATGGCTCAACTGGTCATGTATCCCGAACTTGGCCACGTACCACAGGAAGAAGACCCGCGGCGCACCGTGACCGATGTGCTGGGGTTTCTGGCGGAGCGCTGAGCGTTCAGCGCCCCGCCCTCTCCGTGCAGCAGTTAGCGCCCGGCGTTCGCCCGAACGGTGAGTAAGCCCAACCGCTCTCCAGCGGCGCGCAGTGTTTCTTCACGCTTGGCGAAGTGGAAGCGAATGAGATGCTTGACCGGTTCACGGAAGAAGCTGGAGCCGGGGACGCCAGCCACGCCCACCTCCTTGATGAGCCATTCACTGGCCTTGGTGTCGTCGGCAAAGCCCAGCGCGCTGATATCCACCATCACGTAGTACGCGCCCTGCGGCTCGGTAAATGGCAACCTGGTTGAGCGCAGAATATCCAGAAAGAGTTCGCGCTTGGCGGTGTAGAGCTGCGTCAGTCCTTCGTAGTACGAGGACGGGAGCTCCAGCGCGCCTACCGCCGCTTCCATGAGCGGGGCAGCGGCACCCACGGTAAGAAAATCATGAACCTTCTTGGCCTGGTTGATCACTCCGGCCGGCGCGTGCACGTAGCCCAGGCGCCATCCCGTAATGGAGTATGTTTTGGACAGCGAGTTGCAGGTGATCGTGCGCTCAAAGGCGCCGGGGAGCGTATTGAAGTACACATGCTCGTGCGGCGCGTAAATGATATGCTCGTAGGGCTCATCGGTAATCACCCACGTGTCGTACTGCTCGGCGTACTTGAGAATGGTGAGCAGTTCGTCGCGCGTGAAGACCTTCCCGCTGGGATTGGACGGATTGCAGATGACGATCGCTTTGGGCTGCTGCGCGAAGGCCTTGGCCAGATCGTCTTCGTCAAAGCCGAAGCCCGGCGGATGCAGCGGCACATAAATGGGCTCGGCGCCGGACAGGATGGCATCGGCCGCATAGTTCTCGTAGAACGGTGAGAAGACGATGACCTTGTCGCCTGGATTGCAGGCCGTCATCATGGCCACCATCATCGCTTCGGTGCTGCCGCACGTCACGACGAGGTGCTGGTCGGGATCGACATCCAGCTTCGTGAAGTGGCTGATCTTTTTGGCCAGCGCCTGACGGAAGCGTGGTGCTCCCCAGGTGACGGCGTACTGATGAAACGGTCCGCGAGTCGCTCGCTCCAGCCCTTCCAGCAGGACCTCCGGCGGGTCGAAGTCGGGGAAGCCCTGCGAGAGATTGATGGCACCATGCTGATTCGCGAGCCGAGTGGTGCCGCGAATGACGGATTCCGTAAAGACGGACAGGCGTGTGGCTGTGGATGGCATGGGCGAGAGACTACCGCCCGATTCCGACTCGCGCCATATCGTGGCACTATTTCCGTATGCCCAATTCTCCGTCCCCGATGCCCTCCCGTGCGCTCTGGCTGATCTGCCTCTCCGGGCTGATCCCGTTTCTCGTCTGCCTCGCACTGGTATACGGCAGGGGTGAGTACGCCGAAGCGGCCAAGGTGGTGTTCCTCATGTACACCGGGCTCACCCTCAGCTTTCTGGGTGGCGCGCGGTGGGGAGCGGAACTCGTGCGAGCGCCGGACACCCCCAGCTTGCCACGGCTCATCCTTTCGGCCATGCCATCCATCGTCGGCCTGATGGCCATGGTGCCACAGGTCCCTCTGCTGGCCGGCTACGGCATGGTGGTCGCGTCGAGCGTGCTGCAGCTCGCCTGGGACCGGTCGGCCTCGCAGAGCGGGCTCCTGCCGTCGTGGAACGGGCGCATACGCACGGTCATGAGCGTTCTGGGATTACTGTGCACGATGGCAATGATCCCGGCACTGCTTTGAACTGCAGTGAACTGCTGGAAAAGCGTCATGGGTTATGGGTTATCGGGTCACCGAGTAACTGCGGAACTGCGGTTACCGCGTTAACCCGGTGACCCGATAACCCATAACCCATGACGCTTTTACACTGCCTTTCTCTGCCTTAGCCACAGGCTGATCAGCAACGCTCCCAGTGCGGCGACGTCTATGGCCCCAAACGCCAGCGCCGCCGCGGTGGCTTTGGGTGCGTGGGCCGGCTGGCTGGCCCCCAGGAGGACGCCGACGCCGGCACATACGGTGAGCACCCGCAGAACCTGGATGCCGTGGGTCCGGGGGCGTTTGGGGAGCTGCTGGGGCGCCACGTTTTTCCAGCGCCACAGGAGCCGTTGAGCGGCAATGCGGCGCCACATCAGCGCACAGGCGATCCCGAAGCCGATGGTGAGCCAGAGTTGCAGGGCGTCGTGCAACGGTGCGGTGCTGCCTAGGTGGGGAACCGGGGTGCGCAGAAAGGGAAACCACGGCACCAGCCACCCGGAATGATTGCCGTGGGTAATGCCATCGAGGACCACGTGCGACATTCCCCCGATCCAGGCAGACACGGCCACGCGCCCCCAATCAGCCAGGCCTCGTGCGGGCTCAAGGGCGGCGAGATCATGGAGCCGCAACCATGAGACGTCTCGGACGTAGGGGAGCAGCACCGGGAACACGATCCGGGTCAGGAGCCGATGCAGCACCAGAACCAACGGTACCGTAAACCAGAGCTGGGCCGATACCGTGTGACTGAAGATCCAGTCGTCGGCCAGTCGGAAGATGAACTCCAGATCTGGCGCCATACTCCCCAGGCAAAGCGCCAGCCCGGAGAAATGGCGTGGCCACTTCATCTTGAGCGGCAAGACGAGGGTCTGGTGCGCAAGCAGGGTAGCGGGCACGTATCACGGGCGAGAGGGACCCTCGGGCCATCGCGGACGTCAGGAATCATCGGCGGGCCACGCCACGATTTCCGGACGACTTCGTCCCGAAGACACCACGGTTGCGCCACGGGCGTGTGACGGGCGGCCACGCCCCCCGGCGTGCGAAACGTTTCCGAATGGCCGGTGAACTCGTCCTGTCATTGCCCGGTGGCGTTCCGAAGCCGTAACGCCTTCCGTGGCAGGTTGTCCGCCCCCTTCGCCACTGCCGTAACAGCGTGCCCCAACTCGACAAGGTCCTGCCGCGCCTGGAATCAGGCGCCGCCACACAGATTCTCCTCGAGACCAACGCGCCTATTCGCTGCATGACCCCCAATGGGTTGCAGCAGGTGAGCACGCAGGTTTTGTCGCAATCTCAGGTGCTCGCGTTGGTCGGCGAACTGGCAGGGCCGGAGGACCGCGCGGCCATTGTTGCCGCCGAGGGGATCAAGTTCACGTACACGTGGAACGAGAAGCAATGGCTGGTGCAACAGGAGCCAGACGCCTCGACGACCCGCATTCATATTCGTCCGTGGGTGGAACGCGAGAGCACGGGTGAGCCGAGCACCGATCAGAGCACTGTCCGCAAACGCGAAGGGGACGCGCCGTTTGGTCCGTTCCATTCCAATGACGCGGCCAAGGCGGCGCTCGAGAAGCTGTTGCGCATCCAGTGCTCACGCGGCGCTGCCGACCTGCACCTGCGGGTCGGAGAGCCGCCCATCTTCCGCATGGGTGGCGATCTGCTGCGTCTTGAAGACGAAGCGGCACTGGATGATCAAACCGTGACCGCCATGATGCGCTCCATCATGCCGGACAAGAACAAGAAGGAATTCGACACCCAGTGGGATACCGACTTCGCCCATGAAATCGAGGGCGTGTCGCGCTTCCGTGTGAATGTGCTGCGTGATCGGCACGGAGTGGCGTCCGTCATTCGGACGATTGCCAGCAACACGGTGACGGTGGAACAGATGGGGATCTCCCCCGAAGTGCAGGCCCTGTGCCATCTCACCAAGGGACTCGTGTTGGTGACCGGGCCCACTGGCTCCGGCAAGTCCACGACACTGTGCGCGCTGGTGGACCTCGTGAATCGGACCCGCTCCGATCACATCATCACGATCGAAGACCCCATCGAGTTCGTCCACCAGAGCAAGAAGTGCCTCATCACGCAACGGCAGGTGGGGGTGCACACGCAGTCGTTCAAGAGTGCGTTGCGGGCCGCATTGCGCGAAGATCCCGACATCATTCTCGTGGGTGAGCTGCGCGACCTGGAAACGATTGCCATTGCGCTGGAGACGGCGGAAACCGGCCACCTCGTGTTCGGGACGCTGCACACCAGCACGGCCGCCAGCACCATCAACCGTATTGTGGACCAGTTCCCCGCCGACCGGCAGGATCAGATCCGCATCATGCTGGCCGAATCGCTCAAGGGTGTCATTTCGCAGACGCTGTGCAAGAAGATTGGCGGCGGCCGCGTGGCCGCCCGCGAAATCCTGCTGGTGAACAAGGCCGTGAGCGCCCTCATTCGTGAGGGCAAGACGGTACAGATTCCCAACATCATTCAGACCCAGAAGAAGCTGGGCATGGAAACGCTCAACGACGCGCTGCTCAATCTGGTGAAGAGCAAAACGATTGAGGCCGAAGAGGCGTATGTGAAGGCCGTGGAAAAGAAGGAAATGAGCGCCAAGCTGCGCGCCCTCGGCCACAACATCGACAACGTGGCGGGCGAGGAGTAAGCCTCGCCCCTGTCCTCGGCGTGCCTATTTGGCCGCCGCGGTGCACTCCAGTTCCACCCGCGCCCCGGACAGCAGCGTGGCCTGTACCGCGGCCCGCGCCGGATACTTGCCGTTGCTGAAATACGAGCGGTAGACCTCGTTCATGGCCGGCCATTCCTTGAGGTCGGCCAGAAAGGCGGTGCACTTCACCAGCCGGTCCATTCCCAGCCCCGCCGCCGCCAGCGTGCGCTTGATGTTTTCCATCACCTGCTTCGTTTCCGCAGAGATGCCGCCCGGCACCAGCGTCAAACCGGTCCCGACGGTGCCCAGCGTACCGGAGACGAAGACCAGATTCCCGACCCGCACAGCAGGGGAGAACGGATTGGCCGGCGGACCATCGGGATGGATGTACTCCGGCTCCGCGACCGGCGTGG contains the following coding sequences:
- a CDS encoding sensor histidine kinase, coding for MTLRTAGVWLMWLGLYGLTTLLLYSISALPDIRVSHGVLGYLVLIIAASRHGGRALSLAMVALGYLSVDWLFVPPRFSFGHAREMDWIVLIAFLATGWLVSELFAKQRESTRIAEERTAEVERLSRERLALEREASMAQVLGEANRLKNALLNSIAHDLRSPVSTLSLLADPASGFTSQLALQRIGEEAGRLGEFIGMLQRFANEGGAVLAADAYAVDRLVQTAVRSSEAMLVGRTVRLPGGEAGATVTCDFTLSLQVIGNLLQNAARYSPTTEAIDLFVQASADVVDVVVADRGPGLSTEELQRLFTPMRRRQRDGHGVLADSRMGMGLTIARTFARAQGGEVLHRPRDGGGSEFVLRLPRTLPGAAVSI
- a CDS encoding DUF4956 domain-containing protein: MSRSNGSRRLLEHGTDASLVERVVMSVGSWRNTPATRVILRCLVYYTVLVGGTALLVLRGARWLPPSLEALMGLGAETAPTATSFRDLANAAPTSGLDEATLALTVGVAMAAAALLSLPVAWIYLLTRAKRGYQQSVVQLLVVLPTVVAGIVLLVKYSLALAFSLAGIVAAVRFRNSLDDSKDAVYVFLATAIGLSSAVNLPVAAVLSMGFNVLALALWYTDFGSAPMELDGRLAERKLARAKQMSRTGTFVARMDDEVLKNMTTEQLEGLADRAWRRAKANNMTTEMPVVVEERTLRLTTSNANGLRRVLEPRLSEFTKTWRFGGMQVGDELTVLEYRVQLRKKSGPDELLSLVRAAGASQLTSAEID
- a CDS encoding alkaline phosphatase family protein; the encoded protein is MKRSIPWVPVALTLACMAGAAAPSEASTATRARPAVAPRPQPPQRPSLVVLITIDQFRADYVDRYGAQLTGGIARLARGGARFSAAHHDHAITETAPGHATLLSGRFPRSTGIMMNAIGVDDEAAPLVAGGYGSGASPTRFRGTTLVDWMTAADKRAKTLSVSMKDRGAILPVGRAKTDVYWYSIDGRFLTSTYYRKDLPSWVAQFNDRQMVAGFAGKAWNLLLPDSAYTEKDSVPIEMAGRNVTFPHVLTEDVMDAGANIRITPFMDDMVLAFALHGLQSLKLGTGPQTDLLAVSLSATDVIGHNYGPDSREMHDQVLRVDRAVGTFLDSLYKLRDSSAITVVLTSDHGVGTIPELAPPGMQPPPRRVSLASIVPALRDKLRALKVDTFAIETDVNIVLADRRAFRKQADLDSAMAFLLDQIRAVPGVARVDRFQALLADTATDVIARRWAHQFPATVNVEAVITLDPLSTWGGNIASHGSPRDYDSHVPLLFAGFGVTPGVRSQFVRTVDIAPTLAQLLGVKVLEPVDGVALPIR
- a CDS encoding YciI family protein yields the protein MSMFMLLLSDNPSDYAELSPAELQAIVARYSAWAQELGAQGKLRGGEKLRDEGGKIVRREGGALVVRDGPYAELREIVSGYFLIDAADYDEAVAIARSCPHADSSGHIAVREIEVTGGA
- a CDS encoding RNA polymerase sigma factor, producing the protein MTVDSEAPRTGASWYPGDAGLATESTSAVAEASSVMTLLTDPQGFRSAAAALTAVLLRKYGTGQWDTVEDAVQDAFVAAARTWPVSGAPTVPLAWLTRVAHRRYLDRLRAGRRLVADDGQADQVASPEPDDTANETPLGDDQLRLLFMCCHPALSADSRVALTLKCVAQLSVPEIARLLRAEESAVAQRLVRAKRTLRDARASFVVPSAAEVPIRLDDVLTVCYALFAEGHLATGGDLLVRGDLCQEALRLVTILTQWPETAQPHTHALLALLCFTAARLPARADGDDVVSLREQDRSRWDARLIARGVRALDASASGAQFTRYHAEAEIAAAHSLSRSWTDTPWAVIVAAYDRLLTIAPSPMARLSRLVALAECGEVAQALDALEADATMFAHWPEWHAVHGTLRARAGEYHRAVDAFNAALALPASVPVRRYWTRQREAALAAGARG
- a CDS encoding DUF4334 domain-containing protein, whose product is MQATTRGTSTADALARFDELPPVACAELYGHWRGRGLPTGHFMDGLLESYAWHGKSFVSDEEVHPLVFLRGGARVSVDPWRIPLGLARWPWLSQSTVAGWLFRLGLPLLTTRAPRARLRAMIVRGVVTATMVYDHLPIMDSFRRVDDRTLLGLMDMRDAPPFFFVLEFEGVVDAAAGAA
- a CDS encoding alpha/beta fold hydrolase; the protein is MRLAKWLTVGFMLTVLLLLGYSAVAAPDRTVAELAPRWAPPPSVFRPVDGLQVHLRDEGLQADSVPVLLLHGTSSSLHTWEGWSGTLRGTRRVISVDLPGFGLTGPDPRDDYRMVRYTRFVTALLDSLQVARVDIAGNSLGGEIAWNVAARHPERVRKLVLVDPAGFAFTSASVPIGFRLARTPSLSWLFTRILPRSVVESSVKDVYGNPALVSDAMVTRYYELALRAGNRAAVQARFAQSAPGADTALIARITAPTLMLWGGRDKLIPPSEAARFQRLLPMAQLVMYPELGHVPQEEDPRRTVTDVLGFLAER
- a CDS encoding pyridoxal phosphate-dependent aminotransferase, whose product is MPSTATRLSVFTESVIRGTTRLANQHGAINLSQGFPDFDPPEVLLEGLERATRGPFHQYAVTWGAPRFRQALAKKISHFTKLDVDPDQHLVVTCGSTEAMMVAMMTACNPGDKVIVFSPFYENYAADAILSGAEPIYVPLHPPGFGFDEDDLAKAFAQQPKAIVICNPSNPSGKVFTRDELLTILKYAEQYDTWVITDEPYEHIIYAPHEHVYFNTLPGAFERTITCNSLSKTYSITGWRLGYVHAPAGVINQAKKVHDFLTVGAAAPLMEAAVGALELPSSYYEGLTQLYTAKRELFLDILRSTRLPFTEPQGAYYVMVDISALGFADDTKASEWLIKEVGVAGVPGSSFFREPVKHLIRFHFAKREETLRAAGERLGLLTVRANAGR